A single window of Streptomyces xanthii DNA harbors:
- a CDS encoding TetR/AcrR family transcriptional regulator, which translates to MLYAEFMSSSLPLQIGTTADEPCLRADAARNRARLLEAAARLVAERGAAAVTMEAVAAEACVGKGTVFRRFGDRVGLLTALLDHTASRLQADLISGPPPLGPGAPPVERLRAFGLEVLRRSSEQLELFLAAQDEPARRVGHPSQRVLTLHATILLREIDPGADHELQAHALLGYLDPAVIHFLTKERGMPLERLEEGWLDLVERISTPVA; encoded by the coding sequence ATGCTTTACGCTGAGTTCATGTCCAGCAGCCTTCCGCTCCAGATCGGCACGACCGCCGACGAGCCCTGTCTGCGCGCGGACGCCGCGCGGAACCGGGCACGGCTGTTGGAGGCCGCCGCCCGCCTGGTCGCGGAGCGCGGCGCCGCCGCCGTCACCATGGAGGCGGTCGCCGCCGAGGCCTGCGTCGGCAAGGGCACCGTCTTCCGCCGCTTCGGCGACCGCGTCGGACTGCTCACCGCCCTGCTCGACCACACCGCGAGCCGGCTCCAGGCCGACCTCATCAGCGGCCCCCCGCCGCTCGGCCCCGGCGCCCCGCCCGTCGAGCGGCTGCGCGCCTTCGGCCTGGAGGTGCTGCGCCGCTCCTCCGAGCAGCTGGAGCTGTTCCTCGCCGCGCAGGACGAGCCCGCCCGCCGCGTCGGCCACCCCTCGCAGCGCGTCCTGACCCTGCACGCGACGATCCTGCTGCGCGAGATCGACCCCGGCGCCGACCACGAGCTCCAGGCCCACGCCCTGCTCGGCTACCTGGACCCGGCCGTCATCCACTTCCTGACGAAGGAGCGCGGGATGCCGCTCGAGCGGCTCGAGGAGGGCTGGCTCGACCTCGTCGAGCGGATCAGCACACCGGTCGCCTGA
- a CDS encoding NtaA/DmoA family FMN-dependent monooxygenase (This protein belongs to a clade of FMN-dependent monooxygenases, within a broader family of flavin-dependent oxidoreductases, the luciferase-like monooxygenase (LMM) family, some of whose members use coenzyme F420 rather than FMN.), which translates to MSKPQKQIHLAAHFPGVNNTTVWSDPRAGSHIDFGSFTHFARTAERAKFDFLFLAEGLRLREHAGEIYDLDVVGRPDTFTVLAALAAVTEHLGLTGTINSTFNEPYEVARQFASLDHLTEGRAAWNVVTSWDAFTGENFRRGGFLPQEERYTRAAEFLATAHELFDSWRGDEILADPATGTFLGDAKAGAFVHSGRHFDIQGRFNVPRSPQGRPVIFQAGDSDEGREFAASDADAIFSRYATLEEGQAFYADVKRRLARYGRRPEQLKILPAATFALGDTDAEAEELAREVRRQQVSGATALRHLEFVWNRDLSAYDPDGPLPDIDPLVSDGHIAEGRAQVRMYRDPLATAREWRERAAAHGWSIRDLVINTGNRQNFVGSPETIARSIDALVQADAADGFILVPHLTPGGLDAFADRVVPLLQERGVFRTEYEGPTLRHHLGLEHPDGSGAARAA; encoded by the coding sequence ATGAGCAAGCCGCAGAAGCAGATCCATCTGGCCGCCCACTTCCCCGGCGTCAACAACACCACGGTGTGGAGCGACCCGCGGGCCGGCAGCCACATCGACTTCGGTTCCTTCACGCACTTCGCGCGCACCGCCGAACGCGCCAAGTTCGACTTCCTGTTCCTCGCCGAGGGCCTCCGGCTGCGCGAGCACGCGGGGGAGATCTACGACCTGGACGTCGTCGGCCGCCCCGACACCTTCACCGTCCTGGCCGCGCTCGCCGCCGTCACCGAGCACCTCGGACTGACCGGCACGATCAACTCCACCTTCAACGAGCCGTACGAGGTGGCCCGCCAGTTCGCGAGCCTCGACCATCTGACGGAGGGCCGCGCCGCCTGGAACGTCGTCACCTCCTGGGACGCCTTCACCGGCGAGAACTTCCGGCGCGGCGGCTTCCTGCCGCAGGAGGAGCGGTACACGCGCGCCGCCGAGTTCCTCGCCACCGCGCACGAGCTCTTCGACTCCTGGCGCGGCGACGAGATCCTCGCCGACCCGGCGACCGGGACCTTCCTGGGCGACGCGAAGGCCGGCGCGTTCGTGCACTCCGGCCGGCACTTCGACATCCAGGGCCGGTTCAACGTCCCGCGCTCGCCCCAGGGCCGCCCGGTGATCTTCCAGGCGGGGGACTCCGACGAGGGCCGCGAGTTCGCCGCGTCCGACGCCGACGCGATCTTCAGCCGGTACGCGACCCTGGAGGAGGGGCAGGCCTTCTACGCCGACGTCAAACGCCGGCTCGCCCGGTACGGCCGCCGCCCCGAGCAGCTGAAGATCCTGCCCGCGGCGACCTTCGCCCTCGGCGACACCGACGCCGAGGCCGAGGAGCTGGCCCGCGAGGTGCGCCGGCAGCAGGTCAGCGGCGCCACCGCCCTGCGCCACCTGGAGTTCGTCTGGAACCGGGACCTGTCCGCGTACGACCCGGACGGACCGCTGCCCGACATCGACCCGCTGGTCAGCGACGGGCACATCGCCGAGGGCCGGGCCCAGGTCCGGATGTACCGGGACCCCCTCGCCACCGCCCGCGAGTGGCGCGAGCGGGCCGCCGCGCACGGCTGGTCGATCCGCGACCTGGTCATCAACACGGGCAACCGGCAGAACTTCGTCGGCTCGCCGGAGACGATCGCGCGGAGCATCGACGCGCTCGTCCAGGCCGACGCCGCCGACGGATTCATCCTCGTCCCGCATCTGACGCCCGGCGGGCTCGACGCGTTCGCGGACCGGGTCGTACCGCTGCTCCAGGAGCGGGGTGTCTTCCGCACGGAGTACGAGGGACCGACGCTCCGCCACCACCTGGGGCTCGAGCACCCCGACGGGTCCGGGGCCGCGCGGGCCGCCTGA
- a CDS encoding NADPH-dependent FMN reductase — protein sequence MSVRILALVGSLRAGSHNRQLAEAAVKLAPEGAEVVLYEGLAEIPFYNEDIDVEGSVPAAAAALRAAAGEADGFLLFSPEYNGTIPAVLKNAIDWLSRPFGAGAFTGKPVAVVGTAYGQYGGVWAQDEARKAVGIAGGTVLEDVKLSIPGSLERFASTHPVDDAEVAEQLTEVIARVHGHAGEAVAA from the coding sequence ATGTCTGTTCGTATCCTCGCGCTCGTCGGCAGCCTCCGTGCCGGATCGCACAACCGCCAGCTCGCCGAGGCGGCCGTCAAGCTCGCCCCCGAGGGCGCCGAGGTCGTGCTCTACGAGGGCCTGGCCGAGATCCCCTTCTACAACGAGGACATCGACGTCGAGGGCAGCGTCCCCGCCGCGGCCGCCGCCCTGCGCGCCGCCGCCGGCGAGGCGGACGGCTTCCTGCTCTTCTCGCCCGAGTACAACGGCACCATCCCCGCCGTCCTGAAGAACGCCATCGACTGGCTGTCCCGTCCGTTCGGCGCGGGCGCCTTCACCGGCAAGCCGGTCGCCGTGGTGGGCACCGCGTACGGCCAGTACGGCGGCGTGTGGGCGCAGGACGAGGCCCGCAAGGCCGTGGGCATCGCCGGCGGCACCGTGCTCGAGGACGTCAAGCTGTCGATCCCGGGCTCGCTGGAGCGCTTCGCCTCGACCCACCCGGTCGACGACGCCGAGGTCGCCGAGCAGCTGACCGAGGTCATCGCCCGCGTGCACGGCCACGCCGGTGAGGCCGTCGCCGCCTGA
- a CDS encoding VOC family protein, producing the protein MIGELQCVVLDCADGEVLSRFYAELLGGEVNRPDRRWAVGDGWSTLHTERGLVLAFQRVADHRPPRWPDPERPAQFHLDVDVPDLEAAQARVLELGAELLDAGEPARGWRVFADPAGHPFCLLGRPVTP; encoded by the coding sequence ATGATCGGAGAGCTGCAGTGCGTGGTCCTCGACTGCGCCGACGGCGAGGTGCTGTCCCGGTTCTACGCGGAACTGCTGGGCGGCGAGGTGAACCGGCCGGACCGGCGCTGGGCCGTGGGCGACGGCTGGTCGACCCTGCACACCGAGCGCGGCCTTGTGCTCGCCTTCCAGCGGGTCGCGGACCACCGGCCGCCCCGCTGGCCGGACCCCGAGCGCCCCGCCCAGTTCCACCTCGACGTGGACGTCCCCGACCTGGAGGCCGCGCAGGCCAGGGTCCTGGAGCTGGGCGCGGAGCTGCTCGACGCGGGCGAACCCGCCCGGGGCTGGCGGGTGTTCGCCGACCCCGCGGGACATCCGTTCTGCCTGCTGGGGCGCCCCGTCACTCCATGA
- a CDS encoding acyl-CoA dehydrogenase family protein: MTFSLRPSYAHDPELADLVDRLRTYLDGELADHEKRHGFTHASRLTRADLEPVWRRSRELGFYGIHLPEQYGGRNLSHTALAALKEEVGASGRVLGHSVLGDMGGPLRAGDILRHATPYQLERYLLPVVRGERACCFSLTETDAGSDVRAMRTTAVRDGDGYRLTGHKVFSSAGPFADFAIVVARMAGSGEEEGEKPAFSAFLVDLDSPGCTVAEGATPMSGEHIESDIVLDDCRVPAANLLGEEGRGMRIALGRVTTNRLLHCPSVIGATRRALALTLERTRTRKVAGGQPLLALQSVQHKVADMATELYAARSMTYAALAALDRGEEVRTEAFMSKLFVAESAFRILDQAVQIHGKEGLTQGHEIEFLFRKIRMFRVLTGTSEIQRNGIAHGLAFME, from the coding sequence ATGACCTTCTCCCTGCGCCCCTCCTACGCGCACGACCCCGAACTGGCCGACCTGGTCGACCGTCTGCGCACCTACCTCGACGGCGAACTCGCCGATCACGAGAAGCGGCACGGCTTCACCCACGCGTCCCGGCTGACCCGCGCCGACCTCGAACCGGTCTGGCGGCGCAGCCGCGAGCTCGGCTTCTACGGGATCCACCTGCCCGAGCAGTACGGCGGACGGAACCTCTCGCACACCGCGCTCGCCGCCCTGAAGGAGGAGGTCGGCGCGTCCGGCCGCGTCCTCGGGCACAGCGTCCTCGGCGACATGGGCGGCCCGCTGCGCGCCGGCGACATCCTGCGCCACGCCACCCCGTACCAACTGGAGCGGTACCTGCTCCCGGTCGTCCGGGGCGAGCGGGCCTGCTGTTTCTCGCTCACGGAGACCGACGCCGGGTCCGACGTGCGCGCGATGCGGACGACGGCGGTGCGGGACGGGGACGGCTACCGGCTCACCGGGCACAAGGTGTTCAGCTCGGCGGGCCCGTTCGCGGACTTCGCGATCGTCGTCGCGCGGATGGCGGGCAGCGGCGAGGAGGAGGGCGAGAAGCCGGCGTTCTCCGCGTTCCTCGTGGATCTCGACAGCCCGGGCTGCACGGTCGCGGAGGGCGCCACGCCGATGTCGGGCGAGCACATCGAGAGCGACATCGTGCTCGACGACTGCCGGGTCCCCGCCGCGAACCTGCTCGGCGAGGAGGGCCGGGGCATGCGGATCGCGCTCGGCCGCGTCACGACGAACCGCCTGCTGCACTGCCCGAGCGTCATCGGCGCGACCCGCCGCGCTCTGGCCCTCACCCTGGAGCGGACCCGGACCCGCAAGGTCGCGGGCGGGCAGCCGCTGCTCGCCCTCCAGTCCGTGCAGCACAAGGTCGCCGACATGGCCACCGAGCTGTACGCGGCCCGGTCCATGACGTACGCGGCGCTCGCCGCCCTGGACCGGGGCGAGGAGGTGCGCACGGAGGCGTTCATGAGCAAGCTGTTCGTCGCCGAGTCCGCGTTCCGCATCCTCGACCAGGCCGTCCAGATCCACGGCAAGGAGGGGCTGACCCAGGGCCACGAGATCGAGTTCCTGTTCCGCAAGATCCGCATGTTCCGGGTGCTGACCGGCACATCGGAGATCCAGCGCAACGGTATCGCCCACGGCCTCGCCTTCATGGAGTGA
- a CDS encoding AMP-binding protein, translating to MNLGTYLTRSARYWPDATALVCGERTWTFAELDRATDRLAAALLARGLRPGDAVASLAWNRGELVEVEFALYKAGLVRAPINARLGRTEVGHILEYAPVRLLVFDAAHREDALAAIEAAGTDCLAVSLDSTSGAELSYAALLDEAAGEAPEPVDVDEHDACVLNFTSGSTGTLKAAVQTFGNRLANMRKLLMNEESRPRRDSRYLACGPITHATGMTLLANVFAGSATHVLPAWDAGTFLDTVERERITTTFLVPAMVNMVLAHPGADGRDLSSLTSVRVGGAPISPQRLKDAVALFGPVVAQGYGLGETTSAVAALSSQEIARGLAEDPELLQSCGRAVYDTELRIVDDAGRALPAREVGELIVRGPDCVRAYWREPELSAETFRDGWVHTGDLAWMREDGYVFLVDRKKDMIISGGFNIYCTEVEAALYEHPGVQEACVVGVPDERWGEAVKAVVVPRPGHAPSADEIAAFCADRLDRFKKPRSVDFVAALPHNRNGKLDRKAVREPFWADAARRVN from the coding sequence ATGAACCTCGGCACGTACCTGACCCGCAGTGCCCGCTACTGGCCCGACGCGACCGCCCTCGTCTGCGGCGAGCGCACCTGGACCTTCGCGGAGCTCGACCGCGCCACCGACCGCCTCGCGGCCGCGCTGCTCGCCCGCGGACTGCGCCCCGGCGACGCGGTCGCCTCGCTCGCCTGGAACCGGGGCGAGCTGGTGGAGGTCGAATTCGCCCTCTACAAGGCCGGGTTGGTGCGCGCCCCGATCAACGCCCGGCTCGGCCGCACCGAGGTCGGGCACATCCTGGAGTACGCGCCCGTCCGCCTCCTCGTGTTCGACGCGGCGCATCGCGAGGACGCCCTGGCCGCGATCGAGGCGGCGGGCACCGACTGCCTGGCCGTCTCCCTCGACAGCACCTCCGGCGCCGAACTCTCCTACGCCGCACTGCTCGACGAGGCGGCCGGGGAAGCGCCGGAGCCCGTGGACGTCGACGAGCACGACGCCTGCGTCCTCAACTTCACCTCGGGCTCGACCGGCACGCTCAAGGCGGCGGTGCAGACCTTCGGCAACCGGCTCGCCAACATGCGCAAGCTGCTCATGAACGAGGAGTCCCGGCCGCGCCGCGACTCCCGCTACCTCGCCTGCGGCCCCATCACCCACGCGACCGGCATGACCCTGCTCGCCAACGTCTTCGCGGGCTCCGCGACCCACGTCCTGCCCGCCTGGGACGCCGGGACGTTCCTGGACACCGTGGAGCGGGAGCGGATCACGACGACGTTCCTGGTGCCGGCCATGGTCAACATGGTGCTCGCCCACCCCGGCGCGGACGGGCGCGACCTGTCCAGCCTGACCAGCGTCCGCGTCGGCGGCGCCCCCATCTCCCCGCAGCGCCTCAAGGACGCCGTCGCCCTCTTCGGCCCGGTCGTCGCGCAGGGCTACGGCCTGGGCGAGACCACCAGCGCCGTCGCCGCGCTCAGCAGCCAGGAGATCGCCCGCGGCCTGGCCGAGGACCCGGAGCTGCTCCAGTCCTGCGGGCGTGCCGTCTACGACACCGAGCTGCGGATCGTCGACGACGCGGGCCGGGCGCTGCCGGCGCGCGAGGTCGGCGAGCTGATCGTGCGCGGCCCGGACTGCGTCCGCGCGTACTGGCGCGAACCGGAGCTGTCCGCCGAGACGTTCAGGGACGGCTGGGTGCACACCGGCGACCTCGCGTGGATGCGCGAGGACGGCTACGTGTTCCTCGTCGACCGCAAGAAGGACATGATCATCTCGGGTGGCTTCAACATCTACTGCACCGAGGTCGAGGCCGCCCTCTACGAGCATCCGGGCGTCCAGGAGGCGTGCGTCGTCGGCGTGCCGGACGAGCGGTGGGGCGAGGCCGTCAAGGCCGTCGTCGTGCCGCGGCCGGGGCACGCGCCGAGCGCCGACGAGATCGCCGCGTTCTGCGCCGACCGCCTCGACCGCTTCAAGAAGCCCCGCAGCGTCGACTTCGTGGCCGCGCTCCCCCACAACCGCAACGGCAAGCTCGACCGCAAGGCCGTCCGCGAACCGTTCTGGGCCGACGCCGCCCGCCGCGTCAACTGA